A single region of the candidate division WOR-3 bacterium genome encodes:
- a CDS encoding sugar ABC transporter ATP-binding protein, which translates to MKKEGNENKHILEIRNVSKAFPGVKALDKIFFNLKKGEVHALVGENGAGKSTLLKILAGAYKKDEGKIILDGEEVEIIGPKHALDMGISVIYQEFNLIPNLSIAENIFLGREPRARRAFVNFPKLYKEAEFFLRKIGMRESPKTLVKNLSVAQQQMVEIAKALSFSSRIIIMDEPTSALTESEKNTLFKIIRELKDKDVSVIFVSHIINEVFEIADRVTVLRDGKHIGTLDIQKTTPEEIVRMMVGRKLKDFYPKVEAKKGKVILEVKNLTKKPKYENISFKLHEGEVLGFAGLVGSGREEVMRGIFGIEAPHSGEIYIKGKRLERNSHFERIRLKMGFVPEDRRNEGLILIASLKDNINITKLPEINFYGIVRQKEEEKIANEYCKRLKIKALDTKQIVQNLSGGNQQKVVIAKWLVIDPGILILDDPTRGIDVGAKNEIYSLINELAKKGIGIILISSELPEIINMSDRILVMREGKIIGEFLKKEATQEKIMKLAALRN; encoded by the coding sequence ATGAAAAAAGAGGGAAACGAAAATAAGCACATTTTGGAGATCAGGAATGTATCCAAAGCTTTCCCTGGAGTAAAAGCTTTAGACAAGATTTTTTTTAATCTTAAAAAAGGGGAAGTTCACGCTTTAGTAGGTGAAAATGGAGCAGGAAAGTCTACGCTTTTGAAAATACTAGCAGGAGCTTATAAAAAAGATGAGGGTAAAATAATTTTAGATGGAGAAGAAGTAGAAATAATAGGGCCAAAACACGCACTTGATATGGGAATCAGCGTGATTTATCAAGAATTTAATCTTATCCCAAACTTGAGTATTGCGGAGAACATTTTTCTTGGGAGGGAACCCAGAGCTCGAAGAGCTTTTGTGAATTTCCCTAAATTATACAAAGAGGCTGAATTTTTCCTAAGAAAAATAGGGATGAGAGAAAGTCCTAAGACTTTAGTGAAAAATCTAAGTGTAGCTCAGCAACAAATGGTAGAGATAGCAAAGGCTCTTTCTTTTTCTTCAAGAATAATAATAATGGATGAGCCGACTTCAGCTTTAACAGAATCGGAGAAAAATACACTTTTTAAAATTATAAGGGAACTTAAAGATAAAGATGTTTCTGTAATTTTTGTTTCTCATATAATTAATGAGGTTTTTGAGATAGCAGATAGAGTAACTGTTCTACGTGATGGAAAACATATAGGAACTTTGGATATTCAAAAAACGACTCCTGAAGAAATTGTTAGAATGATGGTTGGTAGAAAACTAAAAGATTTTTATCCAAAAGTGGAGGCAAAAAAAGGGAAGGTTATCTTAGAAGTTAAAAATCTTACGAAGAAACCGAAATATGAGAATATTAGTTTTAAGCTTCACGAGGGAGAGGTTTTAGGCTTTGCAGGTCTTGTTGGGTCAGGGAGAGAAGAGGTTATGCGTGGAATTTTTGGTATTGAGGCACCTCATTCTGGAGAGATATACATAAAAGGGAAAAGGTTAGAAAGAAACTCTCATTTTGAGAGAATAAGACTAAAAATGGGATTTGTTCCGGAAGATAGAAGAAATGAAGGGCTTATTTTAATCGCTTCTTTAAAAGATAATATAAATATCACGAAGCTCCCAGAAATAAATTTTTATGGAATAGTGAGACAGAAAGAAGAAGAAAAAATAGCGAATGAATATTGTAAACGTCTTAAAATAAAGGCTTTGGATACAAAACAGATTGTTCAAAATTTAAGTGGTGGGAATCAACAAAAGGTGGTGATTGCCAAATGGCTTGTAATAGATCCTGGAATTCTTATCTTGGATGATCCTACTAGAGGTATAGATGTTGGAGCAAAAAATGAAATATATTCACTTATTAATGAGTTGGCTAAAAAAGGGATTGGGATTATTTTGATTTCTTCAGAACTTCCGGAGATTATAAATATGAGTGATAGGATTCTCGTAATGAGGGAAGGGAAAATTATAGGTGAATTTTTAAAAAAAGAAGCTACACAGGAAAAAATTATGAAGCTTGCTGCTTTAAGGAATTAG
- a CDS encoding ribose ABC transporter permease, translating into MDFRSIFRSTEFGIFIAFLVLCAILSFATPNFLTLFNIFTVMKQVSFIAIMSVGMTMVILTAGIDLSVGAVLGLVNVLTAILIKKIGLFPGVSSALLVGMILGFLNGIIIVKWDLPPFIVTLGMMNIARGMAMVITKGWPITGLPECFGCLAEGHIGVVPIPVIIMIIIYILGYLFLSRTIWGRYIYASGGNEKAAWLSGVNVNKIKVMVYTITGFLSGLAGVMMASRLSQGSPITGIGYELSVIGAVVIGGTDLMGGKGSVLGSLIGASIMGVLENGLVLLGVSAFWQQVILGVVIVVAVAGGSVRRKIFLKGE; encoded by the coding sequence ATGGACTTTAGGAGTATTTTCAGAAGCACAGAATTTGGAATATTTATTGCATTTCTTGTATTATGCGCTATTCTTTCTTTTGCAACTCCTAATTTTCTCACTTTATTTAACATATTCACTGTGATGAAACAAGTTTCTTTTATTGCAATTATGAGTGTTGGTATGACAATGGTGATTCTTACTGCTGGGATAGACCTCTCTGTAGGAGCTGTTTTGGGGCTTGTGAATGTTCTTACTGCAATTCTTATAAAAAAAATTGGTTTATTCCCAGGGGTAAGCTCCGCTTTATTAGTTGGAATGATCCTTGGTTTTCTAAACGGAATAATTATAGTAAAATGGGACTTACCGCCTTTCATTGTTACTCTTGGTATGATGAATATTGCAAGAGGAATGGCAATGGTTATAACAAAAGGTTGGCCAATTACAGGTTTACCAGAGTGTTTTGGTTGCCTTGCGGAGGGGCACATTGGCGTTGTTCCTATCCCTGTCATAATAATGATAATTATATATATATTAGGTTATCTTTTTCTATCTCGCACGATTTGGGGAAGATATATTTATGCCTCAGGAGGTAATGAAAAAGCTGCTTGGCTTTCTGGGGTAAATGTGAATAAAATCAAAGTAATGGTTTATACAATAACAGGTTTTTTAAGTGGTCTTGCTGGGGTGATGATGGCATCTCGTCTATCTCAGGGCTCTCCAATAACAGGGATTGGTTATGAGCTCTCTGTTATAGGAGCTGTTGTTATTGGCGGAACAGACCTAATGGGAGGTAAAGGGTCTGTTCTCGGATCTCTTATTGGTGCCTCAATTATGGGTGTTCTTGAGAATGGTCTTGTGCTTTTAGGCGTTTCTGCTTTTTGGCAACAGGTAATTCTAGGAGTGGTTATAGTTGTTGCGGTGGCTGGTGGAAGTGTAAGGAGAAAGATATTCCTTAAAGGAGAATGA